One genomic segment of Hydrogenobacter sp. includes these proteins:
- a CDS encoding rod shape-determining protein: MLEKVMSFLGFFSNNIGIDLGTANTVIYSDSKGIVLYEPSIVAIDTRTKRVIAVGREAKEMLGKTPENIQAIRPLRDGVITDFEATQVMLSYFIDQAIGGGIFRPKPRIVIGVPSGVTQVEKRAVVDAAKGAGAREVYLIPEPMAAAIGAGLPIEEPVGSMIVDIGGGTTEIAVISLAGVVVSNSIRVAGDEMNEAIIQYIKKKFHMFIGEQTGERIKIELGSAVYEDQEREVEIKGRDITGLPKTIRIASRDITEALEDVISSIINAIRITLERTPPELASDIAERGIVLAGGGSLLKNLNVRIEREVGIKTYYCEDPITAVARGVGKVLDKIDLIKRISME; this comes from the coding sequence ATGCTTGAGAAAGTTATGTCTTTTTTAGGCTTTTTCTCAAACAACATAGGCATTGATCTCGGTACGGCCAACACGGTGATATATTCGGACAGCAAGGGTATAGTCCTTTACGAACCTTCAATAGTAGCTATAGACACGAGAACTAAAAGGGTAATAGCGGTAGGTAGAGAGGCAAAAGAGATGCTTGGAAAAACTCCAGAAAACATACAAGCTATAAGACCGCTCAGGGACGGCGTAATAACGGATTTTGAGGCTACCCAAGTGATGCTATCCTACTTTATAGATCAGGCTATTGGTGGAGGTATATTCAGACCTAAGCCCCGTATAGTCATAGGTGTACCTTCTGGTGTTACTCAGGTGGAAAAGAGGGCTGTGGTAGATGCAGCAAAAGGAGCTGGAGCGCGGGAAGTGTATCTGATCCCAGAACCCATGGCTGCGGCGATAGGAGCCGGACTACCCATAGAAGAACCTGTGGGGAGCATGATCGTTGACATAGGTGGAGGAACTACAGAGATAGCGGTTATATCCCTTGCTGGCGTAGTGGTTTCCAACTCCATTAGGGTGGCTGGAGACGAGATGAACGAAGCAATAATACAGTATATAAAGAAAAAATTTCACATGTTTATAGGGGAGCAGACTGGTGAGAGGATAAAGATAGAACTCGGAAGTGCGGTTTATGAAGATCAAGAGAGGGAGGTGGAGATAAAGGGGAGAGATATAACAGGTCTTCCAAAAACTATAAGAATTGCCAGCAGGGACATAACTGAAGCCCTTGAGGATGTTATAAGCTCCATAATAAATGCCATAAGGATAACCCTCGAAAGGACGCCCCCAGAACTCGCTTCTGATATAGCTGAAAGGGGAATAGTACTGGCAGGTGGTGGCTCACTGCTTAAGAATCTTAATGTAAGAATAGAAAGAGAAGTAGGGATAAAAACATACTACTGTGAAGATCCTATAACCGCAGTGGCAAGAGGAGTTGGAAAAGTTTTGGATAAGATAGACCTTATAAAGAGAATATCCATGGAATGA
- a CDS encoding bifunctional (p)ppGpp synthetase/guanosine-3',5'-bis(diphosphate) 3'-pyrophosphohydrolase encodes MHTTIGKVKVERLLGFFEGEDKESVKKAIEFIEERHENQVRASGEPYITHPIEVALTLAQMGLDRDTVIAGLLHDVLEDTQTAYEELKGKFGEEVATIVQGVTKLGKFVFKDIEWQKAENYRKLLLATAKDLRVILVKLADRLHNMKTLGYLKKDKQIRIAKETLEIYVPIANRLGVWKIKTELEDLCFMYLYPSEYEKVRNFVGESKRELEDYLRRSFIPKLREALKRSNINAYITYRPKHLYGIWQKTVRKGIKLEDVHDILGVRVILDTPQECYLVLGIIHSTFKPVPGKFDDYISLPKPNLYQSLHTAVIGPKGRMVEVQIRTWEMHERAEKGIAAHWAYKEGKILKENSVYAWLKSLVESIQGSKNPQELIENMKMELFSEEVFVFTPKGDLMVLPKGATPVDFAYQIHTDIGNHCAGAKINGRIVSLNYKLQNGDMVEIITNPGKTPNPEWLKFVVTSKAKNRIKAYLKELEKERYLQEGRQVVEKLATKLDLSKEAILERLLHELNLKSEEEAFVAVGSGKISKEKIYSLFQQKVKEKQKEEKGEDLLIIDGLGSVLHSFGECCLPLPGEEVYGVVTKGRGVVVHSKLCPNLRYIQRNLPDKVISVLWKVSGGKHPVRLRIVVKDRLGVLAEITSSMSKMGANILEAKTKSVATGMAFMEFLVQVSNYAEFLRLSEAIRSVEGVEVCERLFT; translated from the coding sequence ATGCACACAACTATTGGGAAGGTCAAAGTTGAAAGGCTTTTGGGGTTTTTTGAGGGAGAGGATAAAGAAAGTGTAAAGAAAGCCATAGAGTTTATAGAAGAAAGGCACGAAAATCAGGTAAGGGCTTCAGGAGAACCTTATATTACGCACCCTATAGAAGTAGCGCTAACGCTTGCACAAATGGGTCTTGACAGGGATACGGTTATTGCAGGTCTCCTTCACGATGTATTAGAGGATACTCAGACTGCTTATGAGGAGCTAAAAGGGAAGTTTGGTGAAGAAGTAGCGACTATAGTTCAAGGTGTTACCAAACTTGGGAAATTCGTTTTTAAGGATATAGAGTGGCAGAAGGCTGAAAATTACAGAAAACTCCTTTTAGCAACAGCAAAAGATTTGAGAGTCATATTGGTCAAACTTGCTGATAGGTTGCATAATATGAAAACACTTGGGTATCTCAAAAAAGACAAACAGATAAGGATAGCGAAGGAAACACTTGAGATATACGTACCTATAGCGAACAGATTGGGTGTTTGGAAAATAAAGACTGAGCTTGAGGATCTGTGTTTTATGTACCTTTATCCTTCCGAGTATGAGAAAGTGAGGAACTTTGTAGGTGAGAGCAAAAGGGAACTGGAGGATTACTTAAGGAGGAGTTTTATACCAAAGCTGAGAGAAGCACTCAAGCGCTCAAACATCAACGCATATATAACGTACAGACCTAAGCACCTTTACGGTATATGGCAGAAGACGGTGAGAAAGGGCATAAAGTTGGAGGACGTTCACGATATACTGGGTGTAAGGGTTATATTAGATACGCCTCAGGAGTGTTATCTTGTGCTTGGCATAATACACAGCACTTTCAAACCGGTACCGGGCAAGTTTGATGACTATATATCCCTTCCCAAACCCAACCTTTACCAATCTCTGCATACTGCGGTGATAGGTCCTAAAGGTAGGATGGTGGAGGTGCAGATTCGCACCTGGGAGATGCACGAAAGAGCTGAGAAAGGTATAGCGGCTCACTGGGCATATAAGGAAGGCAAGATCCTGAAAGAAAACAGCGTCTATGCTTGGCTCAAAAGCTTAGTGGAAAGCATACAAGGTAGCAAAAATCCGCAGGAACTTATAGAAAATATGAAGATGGAGCTTTTCTCCGAAGAAGTCTTTGTGTTCACACCTAAGGGGGATCTAATGGTGCTTCCAAAAGGCGCAACACCTGTGGATTTTGCATACCAGATACATACGGATATAGGAAATCACTGCGCTGGTGCGAAAATAAACGGCAGAATAGTGTCTCTAAACTACAAACTCCAAAACGGTGATATGGTGGAGATAATCACAAATCCCGGCAAAACTCCAAATCCCGAATGGCTCAAATTCGTCGTAACATCAAAGGCTAAAAACAGGATAAAGGCTTATCTGAAAGAGTTAGAGAAGGAGAGGTATCTCCAAGAAGGAAGACAAGTCGTTGAAAAGCTTGCTACGAAGTTGGACCTCTCAAAGGAAGCTATCCTTGAAAGATTACTTCATGAGCTGAATCTAAAAAGTGAGGAGGAAGCCTTTGTAGCTGTAGGTAGTGGTAAGATAAGCAAGGAGAAAATATACTCCCTCTTTCAACAGAAAGTTAAAGAGAAACAAAAAGAAGAAAAAGGAGAAGACCTCCTTATTATAGACGGTTTGGGAAGCGTGCTACACTCTTTTGGAGAATGCTGTCTTCCCTTGCCAGGAGAGGAAGTTTACGGTGTGGTAACCAAGGGAAGGGGTGTAGTGGTACATTCCAAACTATGTCCTAACCTTCGCTATATACAGAGAAACCTCCCGGACAAAGTAATCTCCGTACTTTGGAAGGTGTCTGGAGGAAAGCATCCCGTAAGGCTCAGGATTGTAGTAAAGGATAGGCTTGGTGTACTTGCAGAGATCACATCAAGTATGTCCAAAATGGGGGCTAACATACTTGAGGCGAAAACCAAAAGCGTAGCCACGGGTATGGCTTTCATGGAGTTTTTGGTGCAGGTGAGCAATTATGCGGAATTTTTGAGGCTTTCTGAAGCTATTAGATCCGTGGAGGGAGTAGAAGTCTGTGAGAGGCTCTTTACCTGA
- a CDS encoding amidohydrolase codes for MLDILIKGALLPEKGILDIAIKDGAIICIGENIQETAKHVINAKGKIAIPSFANMHTHISMSLLRGIGADLALMDWLQKVIWVLEGEFVSPEFVRDGALLGIAESIMSGSTLLMDMYFFEEAVAQVATKAGIRVGLGFGILDFPTKVASTIDEYIKRAEGFIKTFKGEKLVFPVLCPHATYTCSPSTLIKVKELAEKENVLIHTHVAETKSEVESIKEKYGKTPVKHLESLGFLSERVLMAHMVWLDEEEKAIVRDRKAKVLHCPESNLKLASGIAPAWEYIRMGVHVCLGTDGPASNDNLDMLEEMSLMVKLQKGYSLSAKAMDAKTALKVATYNGFLACGIRAGKLEEGYEADILLVDTDKPHMQPLYDPVAQIVYSAKSSDIDTVICKGRVLMEGRELKTIDMDEVRYVAKKWREKITSFMMGKNMLYF; via the coding sequence ATGCTGGATATTCTTATAAAAGGGGCTTTACTGCCTGAAAAGGGAATTCTTGATATAGCTATAAAAGATGGTGCAATTATCTGCATAGGCGAGAACATACAAGAGACTGCCAAACACGTAATAAATGCTAAGGGTAAAATAGCCATTCCGTCTTTTGCTAACATGCACACACACATATCCATGAGTCTCCTGCGCGGTATAGGAGCAGATCTCGCGCTTATGGATTGGCTTCAGAAAGTTATATGGGTACTTGAAGGTGAGTTTGTATCGCCGGAGTTCGTCAGGGATGGTGCGTTGCTGGGTATAGCCGAAAGCATTATGTCCGGTAGTACGCTCCTGATGGACATGTACTTTTTTGAAGAAGCTGTCGCACAGGTGGCTACAAAAGCGGGTATAAGGGTAGGTTTGGGATTCGGTATTCTTGATTTTCCTACGAAAGTGGCATCTACTATCGATGAGTACATAAAAAGGGCTGAGGGGTTTATCAAAACATTCAAAGGAGAAAAGCTCGTGTTTCCGGTTTTGTGTCCTCATGCAACTTACACATGCTCGCCATCAACCCTTATAAAAGTAAAAGAACTTGCAGAGAAGGAGAATGTGCTTATTCATACGCATGTAGCAGAAACAAAATCCGAGGTGGAGAGCATAAAGGAAAAGTATGGGAAAACACCGGTGAAACATCTTGAATCCTTAGGGTTTTTGTCAGAGAGGGTACTGATGGCACATATGGTTTGGCTTGATGAGGAGGAAAAAGCTATCGTCAGGGACAGAAAGGCGAAAGTATTACACTGTCCTGAGAGTAATCTCAAGCTCGCCTCGGGTATAGCTCCAGCCTGGGAATACATACGCATGGGGGTGCATGTGTGTTTGGGAACGGATGGTCCCGCTTCCAACGATAATCTGGATATGCTTGAAGAAATGTCACTTATGGTCAAGCTACAGAAAGGTTACAGCCTATCAGCAAAAGCCATGGATGCAAAAACAGCTCTAAAGGTAGCAACCTACAACGGTTTTTTAGCTTGTGGAATAAGAGCGGGAAAGCTGGAAGAAGGTTATGAAGCTGATATACTGCTTGTAGATACTGACAAACCACATATGCAACCCCTATATGACCCTGTAGCTCAGATAGTTTACTCGGCAAAGTCATCAGATATAGACACAGTTATATGCAAGGGCAGGGTTCTTATGGAAGGTAGGGAACTAAAGACTATAGACATGGATGAAGTGAGATACGTTGCAAAAAAGTGGAGGGAAAAGATCACGAGCTTTATGATGGGAAAAAATATGTTATATTTTTAG